Genomic segment of Streptomyces sp. NA02950:
GACACCGGCTACGACGTCACCCGCCTCGCCTACGTCCTCGCCGCCCGCCTCGCCCAGGCCGACCCGGCCGCCACCACCGCGCTCGCCATCTGGCTGGACCGCGTCCTCGTTCCCACCGAGCCACCGGCGGAAGCGGAAGCGAAAGCGGGCGAGGACGGCGCGCGGTGAGCGCGGCCGACGACACGGTGATGGCCACCTGGAGCGAGCACAGTGACATCGGGCACCACTACGAGGACCTGCTCGCCACCGGCCGGGTCATCTCCTGGACCGAGCCGCCGTTCGGCGGGACGGCCCACCCCGACGACCCCGACTACAACCCGATCTGCCGCTGCCCGCTCACCCCGCAGCAGTTCTGTATGGAGTGCGCCGGTTGCGCAGCATGCGGGCAGTGCACGGGTCCGCGCGTCTGGCCGCCGCTCCGGAACTGATCACCGAGGGCAATCCCCCAGTCTCCCAGCACTCCTGTGAGGCGGCTGGGGGCTTAAGACGCAGCTGATGGCCACCTCCGCACGCAGCAGCGCGGCACCGCGCATCCGCGGTTCCTCTTCCTCCGTGTCGCCGATGGCGACACGGAGGAAGAGGAAGAAGACCGCTTCCGGTGGCGCGGCGGTCCGGGCTCCGGAGAAAATCACCTGGACGTGAGGATGACGCGCCGAGCCTGATCGGACTGCAAGCCCTACGGGACGACTACTGGCCGCCGGAAAATTCCCACTTGTTACTGCTGACAGCATCCCCCCAGCTACCCGGGGTGGAAGTGGTTCCCAGGGTGTAGTCGAACCAGTCCGGCTCGAGCCACGCCCGGGCCTCCAGATACCGGCCGGTGGCCCTGTTCGTCACCTGCCCGCTCGAATGGTAGTCCCATTTCTGGTAGCTGCCACCATTGCACTCCGTGTAGTACACCTCGCCATCCTCGTTGCTGTCGAGGCACTGATTCGTGTCAATCAACTTGATGTTGTCCCCTCGCCGGTCCCACAGCTGACTCCGCGCACCATCACTGCAGTAGCGTGCATCCGCCGCCCACCTGCCAGGGGAGAGCTCTAAGTTGATGGCGGAGACACACACATGATCGCCCGAAATCTCCTCCGTCGTCCTGATCCAGGTGTTTTCGGCGGCACTCGCGCTCGGCGCGAGTAGTGCCGCATTGACGACTGAGGCGGCGACCGCCGCTAGCGCGACGAAAGATGTCCGCTTGAATTTCTGGTTCACGTGTGACCCCTTTGCTCGGTGGTTGGGCAGTTCGGTCCGGCCGTTTCTGCTCCGGCCGTTTACATCGCTCATGAGTGCGCGTCAGTCACCGTCGGAGGCAGAGACGCAGCCCCGAAGTACAGGGCGTCTCCGCCGGTACCCCCGTCCGCGCTGCGTCCGGAGCGGGTGTCCCGGACGCGTGTCCATGCTCCCCGCTGCCGCACCGCGGTCGCATCGGCGAAAATCGCCTATACCTCCCGGCATCCCGGGCGCTCAATGGTTGAGGGGTCAGGGGAGCGGCAGTGTCCGAAGCTGGCGGCGGGAGGTGATGCCGAGCTTGCGGAAGATGTTGCGCAGATGTGCGTCGATGGTGCGCGGGCTCAAGTAGAGCTGCGCGCCGACCTCCTTGGAGGTGGCCCCGGTGGCCACCAGCCGTGCGACGTGCAACTCGTGGGCGGTGAGCGCATCGGTCGGCTCGGCCGTCCGCTTGCGTGGCCGCTCGCCGGTGGCGCGCAGCTCGCGGGCGGCGCGGGCGGCGAATGCCTCCGCGCCTATGCCGGACAGCATTTCGTGGGCGGTGCGAAGCTGCTCGCGCGCGGCCTGCCGCCGACGTTCGCGGCGCAGCCACTCCCCGTAGACCAGGTGGGTGCGGGCGAGATGGACCGCCATTCGGCAGCGGCCGAGCCGATCGATCGCCTCGCGATAGAGCGCCTCGGCCGCCGGCCCGGTACTGGCCAGCGCCCGCGAACGCGCCGCCAGCCCGAGCGCCCACGAGGTGCCGCTGGCGCGGGCTCGCGAACTGAGCCGCTCCAGCGCGGGAGCCGCGCGGGCCGGCTGGCCGGCGCGGACGGCCGCCTCGATGAGCTCGGGCAGGGCCAGGTTGCCGTGCTCCAACTCGTCGGAATCGCACGGGCCCGCTGCGGCGGCGAGCGCGGCGTCGTAACTGCCCATGCCGTTGAACAGCACGGCCATCGCGTACTGGGTCAGGGTGACCACCGCGCCCTCGCCCCGCTCGGTCGCGTCCTGGACCATCGTCGCGTACAGCTCAGAGGTTTCGGCCTGCCGGCCACGCCAGGCGGCGAGCAGGATCCTGGTCACCGGTGCCTGCCTGATCGCGGTGGCCTCGGCGGTCAGCTCGGCAGCGTGGGCGAGCTCGCCGGTGTGCACAAGCACGGCCGCGAGGTAGTCAAGCGCGACGGGCAGCTCGGCCAGTGCGCCGACTTCGCGGGCGAGGCGGACACGGCGGCTGGCCAGCTCGTACACCGACTCGTCGTCGAACAGCGCCACCGCGACACGGCTGCCCAGCCACAGCCAACGGCTGCTGTCGTCGTCAGCGCGGGGCTCATGGCCACGGAGCGCATCCAAGGCCCGCCGCAGAGTGGGCAGGCTCACCTCGTACCCATGTATGGACCTGGTCACCAGCCCGGCGAGCAGCAGGTCCGCCACCCCTGGCGGGTGTGGCGGTTCGGGCGCGGCCTGGGCGGCTTCGGCCACCTTGAGCACTCGGCGACCACGGCCGAGGGGAACAGCGACGATGGCCGCCTCAAGGGCTTGCAGGTAGGTCTGGCGGGCCAGCGGGGCATCCAGCGGGGCGAGCGCCTTGGCCGCCTCCAGCAGCATTGCGGGCACGTCGTTGCCTCTTGTGGCGTGGAACGCGATCTGGGCGCGCAGCAGCTCCGCCCGGGCGCGTTGCAGCGCGTCCAGCGGTCCGGCCGCCGCGAGGGTCAGCAGCTCAAAGGCAGCGTCGGGCACGCCGGCCTGGTGCTTGGCGTGCGCCGCGGCCAGCGCCCGGCGCGCCCGGTCGGCAGGCTCGGGCGTCAGCACCACCGCCCGTTCCAAGAACGCGGCCGCGGCGGCCAGCCCGCCGCGGGCCCGTGCCCGACTGGCGGAGCGCTCCAGCTCCACCGCGACCGTCTCCTCGGCCCCGAGCACGGCCTGCGCGCGGTGCCAGGCGCGGTGGTCGGGGCCGGCCTGCGGGTCGGTCGCAGCGGCCAGCGCGCCGTGCACCCGGCGCCGGTCGGGCAGGGCGGCGGCCCGGTAGACCGCCGAGCGCACCAGCGGATGCAAGAACCGCACCCTGACGCCGATCTCCAGCAACCCCCCCGCCTCCGCCGGTACGGCCGCCTCGGCGCCGATGCCCAGATGCTCGGCCGCACCCCACAGCAGCGTCACATCGCCGAGCGGCTCTGCCGCTGCGACCAGCAGCAGCAACTGCGTCTCGGGCGGCAGGCTGGCCGACCGGCGCTGGAAGCTCTCCTCGATCCTGCGCGGCACGCTCAGTGCGTCCGGCAGCCCAAATCCACCCGCCAGCTTCGCC
This window contains:
- a CDS encoding ricin-type beta-trefoil lectin domain protein, with the protein product MNQKFKRTSFVALAAVAASVVNAALLAPSASAAENTWIRTTEEISGDHVCVSAINLELSPGRWAADARYCSDGARSQLWDRRGDNIKLIDTNQCLDSNEDGEVYYTECNGGSYQKWDYHSSGQVTNRATGRYLEARAWLEPDWFDYTLGTTSTPGSWGDAVSSNKWEFSGGQ
- a CDS encoding AAA family ATPase: MLLGRQAERQAIEGLLAQARAGRSGVLVVVGEAGIGKTALLEAARGAAWGFRVERAVGVESEMEFAFAGLHQLCAPLVDHMGALPDPQQAALGVAFGLRAGDPPDRFLVGLAVLSLLAEVAEERPLLCLVDDAQWLDEASAQTLAFVALRVDAERVALVFALRDPGSGPSDAHPFAGLPGLGLEGLGEVDAQVLLARGVGTPLDERVRDRILAEARGNPLALLELPRSAEQAKLAGGFGLPDALSVPRRIEESFQRRSASLPPETQLLLLVAAAEPLGDVTLLWGAAEHLGIGAEAAVPAEAGGLLEIGVRVRFLHPLVRSAVYRAAALPDRRRVHGALAAATDPQAGPDHRAWHRAQAVLGAEETVAVELERSASRARARGGLAAAAAFLERAVVLTPEPADRARRALAAAHAKHQAGVPDAAFELLTLAAAGPLDALQRARAELLRAQIAFHATRGNDVPAMLLEAAKALAPLDAPLARQTYLQALEAAIVAVPLGRGRRVLKVAEAAQAAPEPPHPPGVADLLLAGLVTRSIHGYEVSLPTLRRALDALRGHEPRADDDSSRWLWLGSRVAVALFDDESVYELASRRVRLAREVGALAELPVALDYLAAVLVHTGELAHAAELTAEATAIRQAPVTRILLAAWRGRQAETSELYATMVQDATERGEGAVVTLTQYAMAVLFNGMGSYDAALAAAAGPCDSDELEHGNLALPELIEAAVRAGQPARAAPALERLSSRARASGTSWALGLAARSRALASTGPAAEALYREAIDRLGRCRMAVHLARTHLVYGEWLRRERRRQAAREQLRTAHEMLSGIGAEAFAARAARELRATGERPRKRTAEPTDALTAHELHVARLVATGATSKEVGAQLYLSPRTIDAHLRNIFRKLGITSRRQLRTLPLP